Proteins found in one Coffea eugenioides isolate CCC68of chromosome 5, Ceug_1.0, whole genome shotgun sequence genomic segment:
- the LOC113771361 gene encoding triacylglycerol lipase 2-like has translation MASTITHTVLAVLLCVLAVVARTNLDKQSSDFNLSKILPLFDEDGICNLVVEKQGYVCQEHKVITKDGYILSLQRIPEGRAGKAANKIPVLLQHGLLMDAVSWMINSPDESLAFILADNGFDVWLANTRGTNYSRGHTSIDPNDPSYWDWSWDELVAYDLPATVQYVHDQTGQKLHYVGHSLGTLIAFAAFSQEKLLNSIRSAALLSPIAYLAQMSSFLAKTAADAFIAEDLYWLGIKEFAPRGEAAVKLLEDICKNPENNCSDLMTSFTCRNCCVNSSKTNDFLDHEPQSTATKNMIHLAQMIRQGTIAMYDYGSADENNKHYGQPTPPVYNMSSIPKNLPLFLSYGGQDYLSDVDDVKTLLNALKDHDADKLFTQYREDYAHADFVFGENAKQVVYDPLMAFFKLQ, from the exons ATGGCTAGCACAATAACTCACACAGTCTTAGCTGTGCTATTATGTGTTTTGGCAGTAGTAGCAAGAACCAACTTGGACAAGCAATCTAGTGATTTCAACCTATCTAAAATATTACCCTTGTTCGATGAAGATGGTATATGTAATTTAGTGGTGGAGAAACAAGGCTATGTCTGCCAAGAGCATAAG GTGATAACGAAAGATGGTTATATCTTAAGTCTGCAAAGGATCCCTGAGGGACGGGCTGGCAAGGCAGCCAATAAGATACCAGTGCTTCTACAACATGGGCTTCTGATG GATGCAGTTTCATGGATGATAAATTCACCAGATGAATCTCTAGCATTTATTTTGGCTGATAACGGGTTTGATGTTTGGCTGGCTAACACTCGAGGCACCAATTATAGCCGCGGACACACATCAATTGACCCAAATGATCCG TCTTATTGGGATTGGTCTTGGGATGAATTGGTTGCCTATGATCTGCCAGCTACCGTCCAGTATGTTCATGACCAAACAGGGCAGAAACTGCACTATGTTGGCCATTCCTTG GGAACATTGATTGCTTTTGCCGCATTTTCTCAAGAGAAGTTATTGAACTCCATAAGATCTGCTGCTCTGCTTAGCCCTATTGCTTATTTGGCTCAAATGTCTTCATTTCTTGCAAAAACAGCTGCTGATGCATTTATAGCTGAA GACTTATACTGGTTGGGAATTAAGGAATTCGCTCCAAGAGG GGAGGCAGCTGTCAAACTTTTGGAAGATATTTgcaaaaatccagaaaacaaTTGCTCCGACTTAATGACTTCTTTTACAT GCCGGAATTGTTGTGTGAACTCTTCTAAGACCAATGATTTTCTTGATCACGAACCTCAGTCAACAGCAACGAAGAACATGATCCATCTAGCTCAGA TGATTAGACAAGGAACTATAGCCATGTATGACTATGGCAGCGCAGATGAGAATAACAAACATTATGGACAGCCCACTCCTCCTGTATATAATATGAGTAGTATTCCAAAAAATCTTCCTCTTTTCCTGAGCTATGGTGGCCAAGATTATCTCTCGGATGTTGATGATGTAAAAACTCTTCTAAACGCTCTCAAGGATCATGATGCTGACAAACTTTTTACCCAATATAGGGAGGATTATGCACATGCTGACTTTGTTTTTGGTGAGAATGCTAAGCAAGTTGTGTATGATCCACTCATGGCATTTTTTAAGCTTCAATGA